One Triticum dicoccoides isolate Atlit2015 ecotype Zavitan chromosome 5B, WEW_v2.0, whole genome shotgun sequence genomic window carries:
- the LOC119311292 gene encoding O-acyltransferase WSD1-like isoform X1, whose product MGSTGSPSVAALPTSGLLPPIRTPRSAPAEWKTDDDSAVAAAEEEPVTPSARLFEAIYIVVMVGLGSPVNLAIFSAGIAAQLARYPRFRSIQVTDGCKSPRWACTEVNVDDHMIVPTLDPAAVEADPDRAVEDYVASLQALPMDCSRPLWEFHFLDFPTSEATSTVVFRVHHSLGDGMSLITLLLASARSAADPTRLPAMPEQPARTGAIYEPRHRQPLPSGALAAFVAWVWPYLALAWNTVVDVIFFAATIVFLRDPNTLFRRGDSQVTLNPRRRFVHRSFSLDDVKFIKNAMNCTVNDVLVGVTSAALSQYYFRKSGYPKTHKLCLRCVLPVNTRPTSSLQTYVNMIESGKSNDVAWGNQIGYILLPFHLAVHVDPLAYVRMAKKTLDRKKSSLEVIFTCMISELFVKMFGLKAGAFIIGRMLTNTTTTLSNMVGPTEQVEFYGHPFVFIAPTVYGIPQALIVHYQSYNSTIKVILSVDEEIIPNYTQLLDDFVESFGHIKDAASRLSTHVKKG is encoded by the exons ATGGGTAGTACTGGTAGCCCCTCGGTAGCCGCTCTACCAACAAGCGGCCTGCTACCCCCGATACGCACGCCAAGGTCAGCGCCGGCCGAATGGAAGACGGACGACGATTCcgcggtggcggcagcggaggaggagcCAGTGACCCCTAGTGCAAGACTCTTCGAAGCTATATACATCGTGGTTATGGTCGGCCTTGGCTCGCCCGTCAACCTAGCCATCTTCAGCGCCGGCATCGCAGCCCAACTTGCTCGTTACCCACGCTTCCGTAGCATTCAA GTGACAGACGGGTGCAAGAGCCCGCGGTGGGCGTGCACGGAGGTGAACGTCGACGACCACATGATCGTCCCGACGCTGGACCCCGCCGCCGTGGAGGCTGACCCGGACCGGGCCGTGGAGGACTACGTGGCCTCGCTGCAGGCGCTCCCCATGGATTGCTCCCGCCCGCTCTGGGAGTTCCACTTCCTCGACTTCCCGACCTCAGAGGCCACCTCCACCGTGGTGTTCCGCGTCCACCACTCCCTCGGTGACGGGATGTCGCTGATCACGCTCCTCCTGGCGTCTGCCCGCAGCGCCGCGGACCCGACACGCCTGCCGGCCATGCCGGAGCAGCCGGCGCGCACGGGCGCCATCTACGAGCCGCGGCACCGGCAGCCGCTGCCCTCGGGCGCCCTGGCGGCGTTCGTCGCATGGGTTTGGCCGTATCTTGCGCTTGCATGGAACACCGTGGTGGACGTCATCTTCTTTGCTGCGACGATTGTGTTTCTGAGAGACCCGAACACACTCTTCAGACGCGGGGACAGTCAAGTTACGTTGAACCCCCGCAGGCGCTTCGTGCACCGGAGCTTTAGCTTGGACGACGTCAAGTTCATCAAGAATGCCATGAACTGC ACTGTTAATGATGTGCTAGTCGGAGTCACTTCTGCTGCTCTATCACAATATTACTTTCGTAAGTCCG GTTACCCTAAGACACACAAACTATGTTTGCGATGTGTCCTCCCAGTAAATACAAGGCCAACATCTAGCCTACAA ACATATGTTAATATGATAGAATCGGGTAAAAGTAATGACGTGGCATGGGGAAATCAAATAGGCTACATCCTCCTACCATTTCATTTAGCGGTACACGTTGATCCACTTGCATATGTTCGGATGGCAAAGAAGACCCTGGATAGAAAAAAGAGCTCACTTGAAGTTATCTTCACGTGTATGATTAGCGAGCTTTTTGTTAAAATGTTTGGTCTAAAG GCAGGTGCTTTTATCATCGGTCGTATGCTCACAAATACAACTACTACGCTCTCGAACATGGTTGGACCAACAGAGCAAGTAGAGTTCTATGGACACCCATTTGTCTTCATTGCACCTACAGTTTATGGTATTCCACAA GCTTTAATTGTACACTATCAGAGTTACAATAGCACTATTAAGGTAATTTTGTCAGTTGATGAGGAAATAATTCCAAATTATACTCAACTTCTGGATGACTTTGTTGAGTCTTTCGGGCACATTAAGGATGCGGCTTCAAGGCTTTCAACACATGTCAAGAAAGGATAA
- the LOC119311292 gene encoding O-acyltransferase WSD1-like isoform X2 — MGSTGSPSVAALPTSGLLPPIRTPRSAPAEWKTDDDSAVAAAEEEPVTPSARLFEAIYIVVMVGLGSPVNLAIFSAGIAAQLARYPRFRSIQVTDGCKSPRWACTEVNVDDHMIVPTLDPAAVEADPDRAVEDYVASLQALPMDCSRPLWEFHFLDFPTSEATSTVVFRVHHSLGDGMSLITLLLASARSAADPTRLPAMPEQPARTGAIYEPRHRQPLPSGALAAFVAWVWPYLALAWNTVVDVIFFAATIVFLRDPNTLFRRGDSQVTLNPRRRFVHRSFSLDDVKFIKNAMNCTVNDVLVGVTSAALSQYYFRYPKTHKLCLRCVLPVNTRPTSSLQTYVNMIESGKSNDVAWGNQIGYILLPFHLAVHVDPLAYVRMAKKTLDRKKSSLEVIFTCMISELFVKMFGLKAGAFIIGRMLTNTTTTLSNMVGPTEQVEFYGHPFVFIAPTVYGIPQALIVHYQSYNSTIKVILSVDEEIIPNYTQLLDDFVESFGHIKDAASRLSTHVKKG, encoded by the exons ATGGGTAGTACTGGTAGCCCCTCGGTAGCCGCTCTACCAACAAGCGGCCTGCTACCCCCGATACGCACGCCAAGGTCAGCGCCGGCCGAATGGAAGACGGACGACGATTCcgcggtggcggcagcggaggaggagcCAGTGACCCCTAGTGCAAGACTCTTCGAAGCTATATACATCGTGGTTATGGTCGGCCTTGGCTCGCCCGTCAACCTAGCCATCTTCAGCGCCGGCATCGCAGCCCAACTTGCTCGTTACCCACGCTTCCGTAGCATTCAA GTGACAGACGGGTGCAAGAGCCCGCGGTGGGCGTGCACGGAGGTGAACGTCGACGACCACATGATCGTCCCGACGCTGGACCCCGCCGCCGTGGAGGCTGACCCGGACCGGGCCGTGGAGGACTACGTGGCCTCGCTGCAGGCGCTCCCCATGGATTGCTCCCGCCCGCTCTGGGAGTTCCACTTCCTCGACTTCCCGACCTCAGAGGCCACCTCCACCGTGGTGTTCCGCGTCCACCACTCCCTCGGTGACGGGATGTCGCTGATCACGCTCCTCCTGGCGTCTGCCCGCAGCGCCGCGGACCCGACACGCCTGCCGGCCATGCCGGAGCAGCCGGCGCGCACGGGCGCCATCTACGAGCCGCGGCACCGGCAGCCGCTGCCCTCGGGCGCCCTGGCGGCGTTCGTCGCATGGGTTTGGCCGTATCTTGCGCTTGCATGGAACACCGTGGTGGACGTCATCTTCTTTGCTGCGACGATTGTGTTTCTGAGAGACCCGAACACACTCTTCAGACGCGGGGACAGTCAAGTTACGTTGAACCCCCGCAGGCGCTTCGTGCACCGGAGCTTTAGCTTGGACGACGTCAAGTTCATCAAGAATGCCATGAACTGC ACTGTTAATGATGTGCTAGTCGGAGTCACTTCTGCTGCTCTATCACAATATTACTTTC GTTACCCTAAGACACACAAACTATGTTTGCGATGTGTCCTCCCAGTAAATACAAGGCCAACATCTAGCCTACAA ACATATGTTAATATGATAGAATCGGGTAAAAGTAATGACGTGGCATGGGGAAATCAAATAGGCTACATCCTCCTACCATTTCATTTAGCGGTACACGTTGATCCACTTGCATATGTTCGGATGGCAAAGAAGACCCTGGATAGAAAAAAGAGCTCACTTGAAGTTATCTTCACGTGTATGATTAGCGAGCTTTTTGTTAAAATGTTTGGTCTAAAG GCAGGTGCTTTTATCATCGGTCGTATGCTCACAAATACAACTACTACGCTCTCGAACATGGTTGGACCAACAGAGCAAGTAGAGTTCTATGGACACCCATTTGTCTTCATTGCACCTACAGTTTATGGTATTCCACAA GCTTTAATTGTACACTATCAGAGTTACAATAGCACTATTAAGGTAATTTTGTCAGTTGATGAGGAAATAATTCCAAATTATACTCAACTTCTGGATGACTTTGTTGAGTCTTTCGGGCACATTAAGGATGCGGCTTCAAGGCTTTCAACACATGTCAAGAAAGGATAA